A genomic window from Fulvitalea axinellae includes:
- a CDS encoding DNA starvation/stationary phase protection protein: MISIGLDQKKSENISEKLNVLLANYQMYYQNLRGFHWNVTGSEFFELHEKFEEYYGEAQEAIDEIAERILTLGQTPLHTFKDYESVAEVEAAKQITDGKECVSIVARDISVLLKIEREILDIAGDADDEGTSALMSDYIRAQEKMAWMLNAYLK, from the coding sequence ATGATCAGTATTGGATTGGACCAGAAAAAATCGGAAAACATTTCGGAGAAGCTCAACGTACTGTTGGCCAATTACCAGATGTACTACCAAAACCTTCGCGGGTTTCATTGGAACGTAACCGGTAGCGAATTTTTCGAACTACACGAGAAATTCGAAGAATATTATGGGGAAGCACAGGAAGCGATTGACGAAATCGCCGAAAGGATTCTCACCCTTGGCCAAACGCCTCTTCATACTTTTAAAGACTATGAATCGGTAGCCGAGGTTGAAGCTGCTAAACAAATCACGGACGGAAAAGAATGCGTATCTATCGTAGCCCGCGATATTAGCGTTCTTCTGAAAATAGAGCGTGAGATTCTGGACATCGCCGGAGATGCGGACGATGAAGGCACTTCAGCCTTGATGTCGGATTATATCCGTGCTCAGGAAAAAATGGCTTGGATGCTTAACGCATACCTCAAATAA
- a CDS encoding beta-N-acetylhexosaminidase, with translation MRKLFFAITLCFAAFLISCGPSQQEIDYAKTEARIIPQPNKINYTGGALVLEKKFGISVTDPSLKSIAEALKEDLSKYAGVEAELVKENASIIISKSTKGTPESYTLDINDKTATITAPDEAGAFYATRSLLLMFPDKTKTIQKTVLPSAKIEDAPRYGWRGVMLDESRHFFGKKKVMQILDMMALHKLNKFHWHLTDEPGWRLEIEKYPKLTTEGGKGSYCQPSDPAKFYTKKDIREVLDYASARFIEVIPEIDMPGHATAANRAYPEFSGGGSERYPDFTFNPGNPATYAYLEDILKETADLFPSHYLHYGGDEVHFGNHEWKTDRHVKALMKKEKLADIKQVEQYFNRRMADYIKSLGHVTMGWDEIVNAGVQPDNAVVMWWRHDRPKDLATAMRKGYKTILCPRVPLYFDFVQDSTHQVGRRWGGKFGDLAGVYNYPQMPVEIKGLDESLIMGIQGNVWTEQIQTEKRLDFMLFPRMTALSEAAWTQKEAKDFDNFGHRLKLTLPVYKREKIDYFDPFKPESTPEPEGCKKPA, from the coding sequence ATGAGAAAACTGTTTTTCGCAATTACGCTTTGTTTCGCAGCATTTTTAATCTCTTGCGGACCAAGCCAACAAGAAATTGATTACGCAAAAACCGAAGCCAGAATAATTCCGCAACCTAACAAAATCAATTACACTGGGGGCGCTCTGGTTTTGGAAAAGAAATTCGGAATATCCGTTACTGATCCGTCGCTGAAATCTATCGCCGAGGCACTGAAAGAAGACTTGTCGAAATATGCGGGAGTCGAAGCCGAATTGGTAAAAGAGAACGCTTCCATTATTATTTCAAAATCAACAAAAGGAACTCCTGAGTCATACACGCTCGACATAAACGACAAGACGGCCACTATCACCGCGCCGGACGAGGCCGGAGCTTTTTACGCCACACGCTCTTTGTTGTTGATGTTTCCTGACAAGACAAAAACAATCCAGAAAACGGTTCTGCCTTCGGCCAAAATCGAAGACGCGCCACGCTATGGGTGGAGAGGCGTAATGCTGGACGAATCGCGTCACTTTTTCGGCAAAAAGAAAGTCATGCAGATCCTGGATATGATGGCCCTGCACAAGCTAAACAAATTCCACTGGCACTTGACCGACGAACCGGGATGGCGTTTGGAAATCGAAAAATACCCGAAACTCACGACCGAAGGCGGAAAAGGATCATACTGCCAGCCAAGTGATCCCGCGAAATTCTATACCAAGAAGGATATCCGCGAGGTTTTGGATTACGCTTCGGCGCGCTTTATCGAGGTGATTCCTGAAATTGATATGCCGGGCCATGCCACGGCGGCCAACCGCGCGTATCCGGAGTTTTCGGGAGGCGGATCGGAAAGGTATCCTGACTTTACTTTCAACCCTGGAAACCCGGCCACCTACGCTTATTTGGAAGATATTCTGAAAGAAACGGCCGATCTTTTCCCTAGCCATTATCTCCACTACGGTGGCGACGAAGTACACTTCGGCAACCACGAGTGGAAAACCGACCGCCATGTAAAAGCCCTGATGAAAAAGGAAAAACTTGCCGACATCAAGCAAGTGGAGCAGTATTTCAACCGTCGCATGGCCGACTATATCAAAAGTCTCGGACACGTAACTATGGGTTGGGACGAAATCGTAAACGCTGGCGTACAGCCGGACAACGCCGTAGTGATGTGGTGGAGACACGACAGGCCGAAGGATTTGGCTACTGCGATGCGCAAGGGTTACAAGACGATTCTCTGCCCAAGGGTTCCGTTGTATTTCGATTTCGTACAGGACTCGACACACCAAGTAGGCAGACGCTGGGGCGGTAAATTCGGCGACCTTGCGGGCGTTTACAATTATCCGCAAATGCCAGTAGAGATTAAGGGACTGGACGAAAGCCTGATTATGGGAATCCAAGGCAATGTATGGACCGAACAGATCCAAACCGAAAAACGTCTCGACTTTATGCTTTTCCCAAGAATGACGGCTCTTTCAGAAGCCGCTTGGACGCAGAAAGAGGCCAAAGATTTCGACAACTTCGGGCATAGACTTAAACTGACTTTGCCGGTATACAAAAGGGAAAAGATCGATTACTTCGATCCGTTCAAACCGGAAAGCACTCCGGAACCGGAAGGCTGTAAAAAACCGGCTTAA
- a CDS encoding glycoside hydrolase family 2 protein — translation MLSKRKTFLFFAFCLLSLLSAEAQRRAIDLNKGWDFKPFYVVAKQTPSEKVDIPHTWNNKDGQSGKLDYYRGMCTYNKSVEIGNELKGKRLFIKFEGVNTVATVLINGKWVGEHRGGYTAFTYDITPYVKFGQKNGIEVRVNNAYQEDIMPLLGDFNFYGGIYRPVSLLVMEQACITPLDYSGPGVYLRQIEVSDKKALVEVKTKVLNNFDKAEDFEVKTVVLDDKGATIAETNSKLRVPAGQTYETAKKFEVHNPHLWNGKEDPFAYKTVTTLTHKGKTLDTVEQPMGLRYYHVDANEGFFLNGKHLKLRGVCRHQDREDKGNAVSNADHEEDVAIMNEMGVNSIRLSHYPHAPYFYDLLDKNGYVVWSEIPFVGPGGYRSKGFTNSPRFKENGRQQLVEMIRQNFNRPGILFWGLFNELKPVGDDPTPYLRELKALANAEDPSRITTSATFVDGELNFITDLIAWNKYYGWYGSDASVIEKFFDNTHAKYPFLKIGISEYGAGASHKHHQEELKQTNPGSMWHPEAWQAHFHEKYWKAIDERPFVWGTYIWNMFDFGAAHRREGQEHGRNDKGIVTYDRKTKKDIFYYYKANWNKDEATLYIANRRFVKRSEANTKVRVYSNASKVRLYVNGKSLGNKKTDKYGIVQWDGVTLKPGKNVVEVKATINKKPVTDTVEWTLDPNSATASK, via the coding sequence ATGCTGAGCAAGAGGAAAACCTTTCTGTTTTTCGCTTTCTGCCTTCTCTCTTTATTGAGTGCGGAAGCGCAACGGCGAGCAATTGATTTGAATAAAGGCTGGGACTTTAAGCCATTTTACGTAGTGGCCAAGCAAACCCCTAGCGAAAAAGTAGACATTCCGCACACTTGGAACAATAAGGACGGACAATCCGGCAAGCTCGACTATTACCGCGGAATGTGCACTTATAACAAGAGTGTGGAAATCGGAAACGAGTTGAAGGGCAAGCGCCTTTTCATCAAATTCGAAGGCGTAAACACCGTCGCTACCGTATTGATCAACGGCAAGTGGGTGGGCGAGCACCGCGGAGGATACACCGCCTTTACTTACGACATTACTCCTTATGTGAAGTTCGGCCAGAAGAACGGAATCGAAGTACGCGTAAACAACGCTTACCAAGAGGACATTATGCCACTCTTGGGCGACTTCAACTTCTACGGAGGCATTTACCGCCCGGTAAGCCTTTTGGTTATGGAGCAAGCCTGCATCACGCCACTTGACTACTCCGGCCCTGGCGTTTACCTCCGTCAGATAGAAGTGAGCGACAAGAAAGCTTTGGTGGAAGTGAAAACCAAAGTGCTCAACAACTTTGACAAAGCCGAGGACTTCGAAGTAAAAACCGTAGTGCTCGACGACAAAGGAGCCACAATCGCCGAGACGAACAGCAAACTCCGCGTGCCTGCCGGCCAGACTTACGAGACCGCCAAGAAATTCGAAGTGCACAACCCGCACCTGTGGAACGGCAAAGAGGATCCATTCGCCTACAAGACCGTAACTACGCTTACGCATAAAGGAAAAACGCTCGATACGGTAGAACAGCCGATGGGCTTGCGCTATTACCACGTAGACGCCAACGAAGGTTTCTTCCTGAACGGCAAACACCTCAAACTCCGTGGCGTATGCCGTCACCAAGACCGCGAGGACAAAGGTAACGCCGTAAGCAACGCCGACCACGAGGAAGACGTAGCCATTATGAACGAAATGGGCGTTAACTCTATCCGCCTTTCGCACTACCCGCACGCTCCTTACTTCTATGACCTTTTGGACAAAAACGGTTATGTGGTTTGGTCGGAAATCCCGTTCGTAGGCCCAGGCGGATACCGTAGCAAAGGCTTTACTAACTCGCCGCGCTTCAAAGAAAACGGACGCCAACAATTGGTAGAGATGATTCGCCAGAACTTCAACCGCCCGGGTATTCTCTTCTGGGGACTGTTCAACGAACTGAAGCCTGTAGGCGACGACCCTACTCCTTACCTGCGTGAGCTCAAGGCCTTGGCCAATGCCGAAGACCCGTCGAGAATCACCACTTCGGCCACTTTCGTTGACGGCGAGCTGAACTTTATCACTGACCTTATCGCTTGGAACAAGTACTACGGATGGTACGGAAGCGACGCCAGCGTAATCGAGAAATTCTTCGACAACACGCACGCCAAATACCCATTCCTCAAAATCGGTATCAGCGAGTACGGCGCCGGCGCCAGCCACAAGCACCACCAAGAGGAATTGAAGCAAACCAACCCGGGTTCAATGTGGCACCCGGAGGCTTGGCAAGCGCACTTCCACGAGAAATACTGGAAAGCCATCGACGAGCGTCCGTTCGTTTGGGGTACTTATATCTGGAACATGTTCGACTTCGGCGCCGCTCACCGTCGCGAAGGACAGGAACACGGACGTAACGACAAAGGTATCGTGACTTACGACCGCAAGACGAAGAAGGACATCTTCTATTACTACAAAGCCAACTGGAACAAGGACGAGGCTACGCTTTATATCGCCAACCGCCGTTTCGTGAAACGCTCTGAGGCCAACACCAAGGTTCGCGTTTACTCAAACGCCTCTAAGGTTCGCCTTTATGTAAACGGAAAATCGCTCGGCAACAAAAAGACCGACAAGTACGGCATCGTACAGTGGGACGGCGTAACGCTGAAACCGGGCAAAAACGTAGTTGAGGTAAAAGCCACCATCAACAAAAAGCCTGTTACCGACACCGTAGAGTGGACGCTTGATCCTAACTCGGCCACGGCCAGCAAGTGA
- the miaA gene encoding tRNA (adenosine(37)-N6)-dimethylallyltransferase MiaA has protein sequence MDKSEATPLIVIVGPTASGKTSFATNLAAKVGGEILSGDSRQVFRGMDIGTGKDLEDYTIEGKAIPYHLIDIRDAGQKYNASEFYNDFFEALEKVKDREAVPILCGGSGMYIEYVLTENDLTWVPRDEELRRELKELSVEELVKRLQGLTDQDIKDPNNRRRLVRAVEIADYLAKNPGADVSGNEKPELKPIIFGLDIDREARRERISKRLRDRLEEGMVEEVRGLLDSGVTADELIFYGLEYRWVTLYVLGEIGFEEMTEKLERNIHQFAKRQMTWFRGMERRGFDIHWINALDSMDSKISQAMEILDKNGFRIR, from the coding sequence ATGGACAAAAGCGAAGCGACACCGTTAATCGTAATCGTAGGGCCGACGGCGAGTGGCAAAACATCTTTCGCCACAAACTTGGCGGCCAAAGTGGGGGGAGAGATTCTGAGTGGTGACTCTAGGCAGGTATTTCGAGGAATGGATATCGGTACGGGCAAAGACTTGGAAGACTACACAATAGAAGGAAAAGCAATTCCATATCATCTGATCGATATTCGTGACGCAGGTCAGAAGTACAACGCAAGCGAGTTTTATAACGACTTTTTTGAGGCGTTAGAAAAAGTGAAAGATCGGGAAGCCGTGCCTATTTTGTGCGGAGGATCCGGTATGTATATCGAATATGTGCTGACGGAAAACGATTTGACTTGGGTGCCGAGAGATGAGGAATTGCGTCGGGAATTGAAAGAACTGAGCGTAGAAGAGTTGGTCAAAAGGCTTCAAGGTCTAACAGATCAGGATATAAAGGACCCGAATAACAGGCGCCGTTTGGTAAGGGCAGTGGAGATAGCGGATTATCTTGCGAAGAATCCCGGGGCGGATGTTTCCGGAAATGAAAAACCGGAATTGAAGCCCATTATTTTCGGTTTGGATATCGATAGGGAGGCCCGCCGTGAGCGGATATCGAAGCGTTTGCGGGATCGGCTGGAAGAAGGGATGGTAGAGGAAGTCCGGGGACTGCTGGATAGTGGAGTAACTGCGGACGAATTGATTTTTTACGGATTGGAATATCGCTGGGTGACGCTGTATGTGTTAGGCGAGATTGGTTTTGAGGAAATGACCGAAAAGCTGGAAAGGAATATTCATCAATTTGCCAAACGCCAAATGACCTGGTTCAGGGGAATGGAACGCCGTGGTTTTGACATTCATTGGATTAATGCTTTGGATTCAATGGATTCGAAAATCAGTCAGGCGATGGAAATATTGGATAAAAACGGTTTTCGGATTCGTTAG
- a CDS encoding YtfJ family protein → MRNVILILILTLSAQLTFAQDTTLKVGDKVENVEIRDSKNKPVVLPSFGEKNLLIFYADPDKPDKNKYFIDQLEALKLPKDIDFFCFGIVNLKDTALPNGLVRWAVRIKERAYKEQKPTILTDPKHILKKAWNLGDVNNCMTMILIDKSGEILYYQAEELNREQSDHLIGIITEITGHEQRIAKK, encoded by the coding sequence ATGAGAAACGTCATTTTGATATTGATTCTTACGCTTTCGGCGCAACTGACCTTTGCGCAAGACACAACGCTTAAAGTAGGTGACAAAGTGGAGAATGTGGAAATCAGAGATTCGAAAAACAAACCGGTCGTTTTGCCTTCGTTCGGCGAGAAAAACCTGCTGATTTTCTACGCCGATCCTGACAAACCTGACAAAAACAAGTATTTCATCGACCAACTCGAAGCGCTGAAACTGCCAAAAGATATCGACTTCTTCTGTTTCGGTATTGTCAACCTAAAAGACACCGCACTCCCGAACGGACTAGTGCGTTGGGCCGTCAGAATAAAAGAGCGGGCATACAAAGAACAAAAACCGACCATTCTGACAGACCCGAAACACATTCTGAAAAAAGCTTGGAACCTCGGGGACGTCAACAATTGCATGACCATGATTTTGATCGATAAATCGGGGGAAATCTTGTACTACCAAGCCGAGGAACTGAACCGGGAACAGAGCGATCACCTTATCGGAATTATAACCGAGATAACAGGACACGAACAGCGGATAGCGAAAAAATAA
- a CDS encoding aldo/keto reductase, whose protein sequence is MKNIKLNNGLEIPAIGLGTWQSTSDEVMTAVSHALTHGYTHIDTAAIYGNEKEVGEGIRKSGVDRKDIFLTTKLWNNISTYDAAVEAFEASLERLGTDYLDLYLIHWPGSYKRIQTVWKAMEDLYEQGKIKAIGVSNFEPHHLSALMETAKVKPVVNQVECHVKVQCHFLQDICAKHDIYLQAYAPMMSWKVKELVADETLLGIAKKYGKTPSQVALRWLFERDIIVLPKSVTPSRIEENINILDFSLDAEDMAAIRLLNDGVKLFPHPDNIDLGFNDDYAGEPID, encoded by the coding sequence ATGAAGAACATTAAGCTTAACAACGGATTGGAAATCCCGGCAATCGGGCTGGGTACTTGGCAGTCGACTTCTGACGAAGTGATGACGGCCGTGAGCCACGCGCTGACACACGGTTATACGCACATCGACACGGCGGCGATTTACGGGAACGAGAAGGAAGTGGGAGAAGGCATCCGGAAAAGCGGCGTGGACAGGAAGGACATTTTCCTGACAACCAAGCTTTGGAACAACATCTCCACCTACGACGCGGCGGTGGAAGCCTTCGAGGCTTCGCTTGAGCGTTTGGGTACCGATTATCTGGACTTGTACCTGATACATTGGCCGGGTTCGTATAAGCGTATCCAGACTGTTTGGAAGGCCATGGAAGATTTGTACGAGCAGGGGAAAATCAAGGCGATAGGCGTTTCCAATTTCGAGCCTCACCATTTGAGCGCTTTGATGGAAACCGCCAAGGTAAAGCCGGTGGTAAACCAAGTGGAGTGCCACGTAAAGGTACAGTGTCATTTCTTGCAAGACATTTGCGCCAAGCACGATATTTACCTTCAGGCCTACGCTCCGATGATGAGCTGGAAAGTAAAAGAGTTGGTAGCGGACGAGACGCTGTTGGGAATCGCTAAGAAATACGGTAAAACGCCTAGCCAAGTGGCTTTGCGTTGGTTGTTTGAGCGCGATATTATCGTATTGCCAAAGTCGGTTACTCCGTCCAGAATCGAGGAGAATATCAATATTCTTGATTTCTCTTTGGACGCCGAGGACATGGCGGCTATCCGTCTGTTGAACGACGGCGTGAAGCTTTTCCCGCATCCTGACAATATCGACTTGGGATTTAATGACGATTACGCTGGCGAGCCGATTGACTAA
- a CDS encoding sulfotransferase, with amino-acid sequence MSKNSFDLPAITPLSGSRYNTLRKTVTGRKIEGPFRKRMRATKLVSMLTSPMMAIEEVKNRNKVEAYNFEEAPVFILGHWRSGTTHLHNLMCRDKQFGYVTTYQGVFPNFLLSFQWLFKSTMGMMMPKKRATDNVELAVDFPQEEEFAIGNMSPHSFYNFWSFPQNTIEYCDKYLKFDTISDAEFVEWKKTYLKLAKKAMLNTGGKRFISKNPPHTSRVKELLQIFPNAKFVYIYRNPFTVFESTLNFFMGTIPSLKFQKISEDEMKRNILHVYKEVIGKYEAEKSMIPEGNLIELSFEELEADNMATLEKVYKRLGLSDFEKAKPEFEAYIGKQKNYKKNAYQYKQETLDLVKEHWGFALDLYGYTTDSNAQL; translated from the coding sequence ATGAGCAAGAACAGTTTTGATTTGCCCGCCATAACTCCCCTTTCAGGGAGCCGATACAACACCCTTAGAAAAACCGTAACCGGAAGGAAAATCGAAGGTCCGTTCAGGAAGAGAATGCGCGCCACCAAACTTGTCAGTATGCTGACAAGCCCGATGATGGCGATTGAGGAAGTTAAAAACAGGAATAAGGTCGAGGCCTATAACTTTGAGGAGGCTCCCGTTTTTATCCTCGGTCACTGGCGTAGCGGCACCACTCACCTGCACAACCTCATGTGCCGAGACAAACAATTCGGCTACGTGACCACCTACCAAGGGGTATTCCCCAACTTTCTACTTTCGTTCCAATGGCTTTTCAAATCGACCATGGGAATGATGATGCCCAAAAAACGGGCGACCGACAACGTGGAATTGGCCGTGGATTTTCCGCAAGAAGAGGAATTTGCAATCGGCAATATGTCGCCGCACAGTTTCTATAATTTCTGGTCTTTCCCGCAAAACACCATAGAGTACTGCGACAAGTACCTGAAGTTCGACACTATATCGGACGCCGAGTTTGTGGAATGGAAAAAGACCTACCTGAAACTGGCGAAAAAAGCTATGCTGAATACGGGAGGCAAAAGATTTATTTCAAAAAATCCGCCGCACACATCACGCGTAAAGGAACTGTTGCAGATTTTCCCCAACGCCAAATTCGTTTACATCTACCGCAATCCGTTCACCGTTTTCGAATCGACGCTGAACTTCTTTATGGGCACCATCCCGAGCCTGAAGTTCCAGAAAATTTCCGAAGACGAGATGAAACGCAATATTCTTCATGTATATAAGGAAGTGATCGGGAAGTACGAAGCCGAAAAGAGCATGATTCCAGAAGGCAACCTTATAGAGCTGAGCTTTGAGGAGCTTGAGGCTGATAATATGGCAACGCTGGAAAAGGTGTATAAGCGACTCGGGCTATCCGACTTCGAGAAAGCCAAGCCCGAATTTGAGGCCTACATCGGCAAGCAGAAGAACTACAAGAAAAACGCCTACCAGTATAAGCAGGAAACGCTCGACTTGGTCAAAGAGCACTGGGGCTTCGCCTTGGACCTGTACGGCTACACGACCGACTCTAACGCACAGCTTTGA
- a CDS encoding NUDIX hydrolase, giving the protein MLSPHPRNVLKYCPKCGKKSFVYQENDSLLCDACGFRFYINSSAAVAVLITDKQGRLLLTRRKFEPHQGMLDLPGGFVDVGETGEEACIREIKEELALDIEKLHYKISVPNEYVYGGVMYFTLDLTFHAEIKDLNTLKAHDDVVEALFFSPEDINLNKIGATSIRKIVQWFIDQSAKESID; this is encoded by the coding sequence ATGTTATCCCCACACCCCAGAAACGTCTTAAAGTATTGTCCAAAATGTGGAAAAAAAAGCTTCGTTTACCAAGAAAACGATTCCTTGCTTTGTGACGCTTGTGGTTTTCGTTTCTATATAAACTCTTCGGCGGCTGTTGCAGTCCTTATCACTGACAAACAGGGTCGACTGCTTCTGACCCGCAGAAAATTTGAGCCTCATCAAGGCATGCTTGACTTACCCGGCGGGTTTGTCGATGTAGGTGAAACTGGCGAGGAAGCCTGCATTCGGGAAATCAAAGAAGAGCTTGCGCTAGATATCGAGAAGCTACATTACAAGATCTCCGTGCCGAACGAATACGTATATGGCGGCGTAATGTATTTTACGCTGGACCTCACTTTTCATGCGGAAATCAAGGATTTAAACACACTGAAAGCGCACGACGACGTAGTCGAAGCCCTTTTCTTCTCTCCCGAAGATATCAACCTTAATAAAATCGGAGCAACATCCATCCGTAAAATCGTGCAGTGGTTTATAGACCAAAGCGCTAAAGAGTCGATTGATTAG
- a CDS encoding alpha-amylase family glycosyl hydrolase: MHRYLCLVAVALLALGSCGQKKTETVAEEVKTPFVWENANVYFMLTDRFNNGDKTNDVNFGRTAKTGLLRGFEGGDIKGITTKVKEGYFDKLGVSAIWMTPLVEQVHGNVDEGTGATYGYHGYWAKDWTALDPNFGTEADLDELVKEAHARGIRVLLDVVINHTGPVTDVDPVWSTDWVRETPHCGYSDYESTVSCTLVENLPDVFTANKTEAVELPATLLEKWKKEGRLEQELKSLDEFFARTGLPRAPRYYHIKWLTDYIRKYGVDGFRVDTAKHTEADLWEDLKKESDVAFADWKKANPTSVLDNNEFYMVGEVYGYGISGMRNYHYSDSVVDFFDNGFKSLINFEFKYDAQKQSYEEIFKKYSDALNGELKGKSVMNYLTSHDDGQPFDQDRSKAIESATKLLLTPGASQVYYGDESSRNLVIEGTVGDATLRSFMNWEEIQANAERGGHKVQDVMTHWSKLGNFRKENPAVGAGMHKMLSEQPYIFSREYAKGDYSNKVLVALDVEKGKKIIPVHGVFAEGQKVKDSYSGKTATVRNGKVSLDTQDTIVLLSKGK; the protein is encoded by the coding sequence ATGCACAGGTATCTATGCTTGGTGGCGGTGGCTTTGTTGGCCCTCGGTTCTTGCGGTCAAAAGAAGACCGAAACTGTGGCGGAAGAAGTTAAAACGCCTTTCGTTTGGGAAAACGCCAACGTTTATTTTATGCTTACCGACCGTTTCAACAACGGTGACAAAACCAATGACGTCAACTTCGGGCGTACGGCCAAAACGGGCCTTTTGCGAGGCTTCGAAGGCGGCGACATCAAAGGTATTACGACCAAGGTAAAGGAAGGATATTTCGACAAGCTCGGTGTTAGCGCCATCTGGATGACCCCGCTTGTAGAGCAAGTACACGGAAACGTGGACGAAGGCACTGGCGCCACTTACGGATACCACGGCTACTGGGCCAAGGACTGGACAGCGTTGGACCCGAACTTCGGTACCGAGGCTGACTTGGACGAGCTGGTAAAAGAAGCCCACGCCCGAGGCATCCGCGTTTTGCTGGACGTGGTAATCAACCACACCGGTCCCGTAACCGACGTTGACCCGGTATGGTCTACGGATTGGGTGCGTGAGACTCCCCATTGCGGTTACTCGGATTACGAATCTACGGTGAGCTGTACTTTGGTTGAAAACCTACCCGACGTTTTTACGGCTAACAAGACCGAAGCGGTGGAACTGCCCGCCACTTTGTTGGAAAAATGGAAAAAGGAGGGAAGACTTGAGCAAGAGCTTAAGAGCCTTGATGAGTTCTTCGCCCGCACCGGCCTTCCGCGTGCGCCGCGTTACTACCATATCAAATGGTTGACCGACTATATCCGCAAATACGGCGTTGACGGGTTCCGCGTGGACACCGCCAAGCACACGGAGGCTGACCTTTGGGAAGACCTGAAGAAAGAGTCTGACGTGGCCTTCGCCGATTGGAAAAAAGCCAACCCTACTAGCGTACTCGACAACAACGAGTTCTATATGGTAGGCGAAGTGTACGGATACGGCATCAGCGGCATGCGCAACTATCATTACAGCGACAGCGTCGTCGACTTTTTCGACAACGGATTCAAGAGTCTGATCAACTTCGAATTCAAGTACGACGCCCAGAAGCAGTCTTACGAAGAAATCTTCAAGAAATATTCCGATGCCCTGAACGGTGAGCTCAAGGGCAAGAGCGTAATGAACTACCTTACTTCGCACGACGATGGCCAGCCGTTTGACCAAGACCGTAGCAAAGCCATCGAATCGGCTACCAAGCTGTTGCTTACGCCGGGCGCTTCGCAGGTTTACTACGGAGACGAGTCGAGCCGTAACTTGGTGATCGAAGGCACTGTGGGAGACGCCACTTTACGCTCGTTTATGAACTGGGAGGAAATCCAGGCCAACGCCGAACGTGGCGGACATAAGGTACAGGACGTTATGACACACTGGAGCAAGCTCGGTAATTTCCGTAAGGAGAACCCTGCGGTAGGAGCGGGTATGCACAAGATGCTGTCGGAGCAACCTTATATCTTCAGCCGTGAGTACGCTAAAGGCGATTACTCTAACAAGGTGTTGGTGGCTTTGGACGTGGAGAAAGGGAAGAAAATCATTCCTGTTCACGGTGTTTTCGCCGAAGGCCAAAAGGTGAAGGATTCATACTCAGGCAAAACCGCGACGGTAAGAAACGGCAAGGTAAGCCTTGACACTCAAGACACTATCGTATTGCTTTCGAAAGGAAAGTGA